From Agrobacterium tumefaciens, a single genomic window includes:
- the soxG gene encoding sarcosine oxidase subunit gamma family protein, translating to MAETHHAKRKLVLEDFHGGSPVVSLKPAAPASRISLRAKSETVAALSEALGLALPETSKTSSTSGLRSALWLGPDEWLVIDQAESDLTAVLSGVSGLFSTTDISHRNVAIIVSGPGAEAALNAGCPQDLSLNVFPVGACSRTIFGKAEIVLLRVADDTFRLECWRSFAEYVGGLLQEAAGDLVV from the coding sequence ATGGCTGAGACGCATCACGCAAAACGCAAGCTCGTGCTTGAGGATTTTCACGGTGGTTCGCCTGTCGTTTCGCTGAAGCCGGCTGCTCCCGCGTCCCGCATATCGCTTCGGGCGAAGAGTGAAACGGTTGCGGCTCTGTCGGAGGCGTTGGGACTTGCGTTACCGGAAACGTCCAAGACGTCGTCCACTTCGGGCCTGCGCTCGGCACTCTGGCTTGGGCCAGATGAGTGGCTGGTGATCGATCAGGCTGAAAGTGATCTGACAGCGGTGTTGTCTGGGGTTTCCGGCCTGTTTTCGACGACGGACATTTCTCACCGCAATGTTGCGATTATCGTGTCTGGTCCAGGCGCCGAGGCGGCCCTCAACGCCGGTTGCCCGCAGGATCTTTCGTTGAACGTCTTCCCAGTCGGCGCCTGTTCACGCACCATTTTTGGCAAGGCTGAAATCGTATTGCTGCGTGTTGCGGACGATACGTTCCGGCTTGAGTGCTGGCGTTCCTTCGCAGAATATGTTGGCGGTTTGCTGCAGGAAGCGGCAGGGGACCTGGTGGTTTAA
- a CDS encoding DUF2332 family protein, which translates to MHDEAVRRAFLRQAKACDSLGSPFTARLCNLIAARLDRQTEVGATVLSWVSDPDSAGDSLPLRLAGALHALVLLEKIEPLTAIAMDDEDALWDTCESALRFHAPFILDRLKSPPQTNEVRRSAALLPGFFEIARLTAKSLVLSEVGASAGLNLQFDRYRYRLGGLEWGENSEVVLTPEWRGSSPRIAPITILERAGCDISPLDPSSDEDRLQLMSYIWADQPDRLERTASALRIAVKTSGGIEKADALDWLEQRLSKSFHDAAHVVFHSIAWQYLPEKRKQIGEAMFAAAGERATDDAPLARLQMEADTRRGGASLTLQLWPSGEKREIGRADFHGRWIDWRGWGA; encoded by the coding sequence ATGCATGATGAGGCGGTGAGACGAGCTTTCCTTCGCCAGGCCAAGGCCTGCGACAGTCTTGGCTCCCCTTTCACGGCAAGGCTGTGCAATCTGATCGCTGCGCGGTTGGATCGTCAAACGGAGGTCGGAGCCACGGTTCTGTCATGGGTGAGCGACCCTGACTCAGCAGGGGATTCGCTTCCGTTGCGCCTTGCTGGTGCTTTGCATGCACTTGTCCTGCTCGAGAAGATCGAACCTCTCACCGCTATCGCGATGGATGACGAGGATGCCCTTTGGGATACATGTGAAAGCGCTCTACGGTTTCACGCCCCCTTTATTCTCGATCGCCTGAAATCTCCACCACAAACGAACGAAGTGCGCAGGTCAGCTGCGTTGCTTCCGGGCTTTTTCGAGATTGCGCGATTGACTGCCAAATCGTTGGTACTTTCCGAGGTCGGTGCCAGTGCGGGACTGAACCTGCAGTTCGACCGCTACCGTTACCGTCTCGGCGGGCTTGAATGGGGTGAAAACTCGGAGGTTGTTCTTACTCCGGAATGGCGAGGTTCATCGCCACGCATTGCCCCGATCACTATTCTCGAACGTGCGGGCTGTGACATCAGTCCGCTTGATCCCTCTTCCGATGAAGATCGGTTGCAACTGATGTCCTATATCTGGGCCGACCAGCCCGATCGGCTTGAACGCACCGCAAGTGCCTTGCGGATCGCCGTTAAAACCAGTGGAGGTATCGAAAAAGCCGACGCTTTGGATTGGCTCGAGCAACGGCTTTCCAAATCGTTTCATGACGCAGCTCACGTGGTTTTTCATTCAATCGCCTGGCAATATCTGCCGGAAAAGCGAAAGCAGATCGGCGAAGCAATGTTTGCAGCAGCCGGCGAACGCGCAACAGATGATGCTCCGCTGGCCCGTTTGCAGATGGAGGCCGACACCAGACGCGGCGGCGCCTCCTTGACACTGCAACTCTGGCCTTCGGGCGAAAAGCGTGAAATCGGTCGCGCCGATTTTCATGGGCGATGGATCGATTGGCGTGGTTGGGGTGCCTGA
- a CDS encoding transporter substrate-binding domain-containing protein yields the protein MRFAYLIEPPFNYLSENGDVTGCDVELIRTVLNTLGIDTIEFIETEFSQLLPGLAAHRWDITTGLFDTAERRKIATFSRPIWALPDGLLIKKGNPAKLTGYRSVAQDASRKMVVIRDQLQHRATIEACVPANRTIVCETYDEAMQAVRDGRADAYASVAMAHTGFLEQHPQLRSELETISIPSAEKTAARGAFGFRLSDTMLRNTIDAALTDYLGSPEHRRMMRRFGFEDEQVDLIVSGNA from the coding sequence ATGCGATTTGCCTATCTGATAGAGCCTCCGTTCAACTACCTGTCTGAAAATGGGGACGTTACCGGCTGTGATGTGGAACTGATCCGCACAGTTCTGAACACGCTAGGGATAGACACTATCGAGTTCATCGAAACCGAATTTTCTCAACTCCTGCCAGGGTTGGCGGCGCATCGCTGGGACATCACAACTGGCCTCTTCGACACGGCAGAACGGCGAAAGATCGCTACTTTCAGTCGCCCCATATGGGCCTTGCCGGATGGGCTCCTCATCAAAAAGGGCAATCCTGCGAAGCTGACGGGCTACAGATCTGTCGCGCAGGACGCGTCCCGCAAAATGGTCGTTATCCGTGATCAGCTCCAGCATCGGGCAACCATCGAAGCGTGCGTCCCTGCGAATAGAACCATCGTTTGCGAAACCTACGACGAGGCGATGCAGGCCGTACGTGATGGCCGTGCGGACGCTTATGCCAGTGTTGCAATGGCGCATACCGGTTTCCTCGAACAGCATCCGCAACTCAGGTCCGAATTGGAAACGATCTCAATTCCGTCGGCCGAGAAAACCGCGGCACGGGGAGCATTCGGTTTCCGGTTATCCGACACCATGCTTCGCAACACGATAGATGCAGCGCTCACCGACTATCTCGGATCACCTGAACATCGCAGGATGATGCGGAGGTTCGGTTTCGAAGACGAGCAGGTCGACCTGATCGTCAGCGGCAACGCTTGA
- a CDS encoding MaoC family dehydratase, with protein MAKDIALAEMKNFVGTEIGVSDWITVDQRMIDAFGKATLDEQFIHTDPERAKAESPFGGTIAHGFLTLSLLSAMNYDALPRIREQTMGINYGFDKISFVSPVKSGARIRGRFTLAEARFRGAAMLMTTYDVTVEIENEKKPALTARWTTITQFDPKDRPEDA; from the coding sequence ATGGCCAAGGACATAGCGCTTGCGGAGATGAAGAATTTTGTCGGCACCGAAATTGGTGTTTCCGACTGGATCACGGTCGATCAGAGGATGATCGATGCCTTCGGAAAAGCGACACTCGATGAGCAGTTCATCCATACGGACCCGGAACGGGCAAAAGCAGAGAGCCCCTTCGGTGGCACGATTGCGCACGGTTTTCTCACACTCTCGCTGCTTTCAGCGATGAACTACGATGCATTGCCGCGCATCCGCGAGCAGACAATGGGCATCAACTACGGGTTCGACAAGATCAGTTTCGTCTCGCCAGTCAAAAGCGGGGCACGCATCCGCGGCCGTTTCACCCTTGCTGAAGCCCGCTTTCGCGGCGCTGCCATGCTGATGACCACTTATGACGTTACTGTGGAAATCGAAAACGAGAAGAAACCGGCGCTGACTGCGCGATGGACGACGATCACTCAATTTGATCCAAAAGACCGGCCGGAGGACGCCTGA
- the glgX gene encoding glycogen debranching protein GlgX: protein MQKSAVFHQGTHLTEDGAEFTVYSRHASQIELCLFDKTGNTETGRLPMRRGENDLHQLFVADVQPGLRYGYRAHGVYAPDHGLWFDPSKLLLDPSATEIDRPFRHDPALYAFGQDTAPVMPKAILARHEPVKRKEVHFSPGGVIYELSVKAFTALHPDVPEAKRGTIAALAHPAIIAHLKRIGVDAIELMPITAWIDERHLPPLGLANAWGYNPIGFMAIDPRLCPGGVQELRDTVTALHGEGIGVILDLVFNHTGESDRLGATLSLRGLDNLTAFRHLPDDPGTLVNDTGTGNTVACDDPSIRQLIVDTLRHFVLNAGIDGFRFDLAPVLGRTAEGFDMASATLAAMHSDAALHDRLLIAEPWDIGPGGYQLGNFPESFLEWNDRARDDMRRYWRGDLSTTGAVADALSGSSHIFSRHNRTKTRSVNFLAAHDGFTLFDLVSHENKHNEANGEGNRDGHNENYSWNNGFEGLSNDPQVRDARIRDVKALLSTLFVSRGAIMLTAGDEGGRSQHGNNNAYCQDNNVTWVDWASLDPELIDHTAFISALRKRFSVFADTDFFSGYGDVSWLAATGEIMSVADWENPQGPAFAMVLSSIDRETDAECELAVLINRSREIVPFTLQGDGWRAIGTDFGSPAFLPARSVVFYLRS, encoded by the coding sequence ATGCAGAAATCGGCCGTTTTCCATCAAGGCACTCATCTGACGGAAGACGGAGCGGAATTCACGGTCTATTCCCGGCATGCCTCACAGATCGAGCTTTGTCTGTTCGATAAGACCGGCAACACGGAGACGGGCCGGCTGCCGATGAGGCGGGGCGAAAACGATCTACACCAGCTTTTTGTGGCCGATGTCCAACCCGGGTTGCGTTACGGCTACCGCGCTCACGGCGTTTACGCACCCGACCACGGTTTGTGGTTCGATCCGTCGAAACTGCTGCTCGATCCGTCCGCCACGGAGATTGATCGCCCTTTCCGTCATGACCCCGCCCTTTATGCGTTTGGACAAGACACGGCGCCGGTGATGCCCAAGGCAATTCTTGCCCGCCATGAACCGGTAAAACGCAAAGAGGTGCATTTTTCACCGGGCGGAGTGATCTATGAACTGTCCGTCAAAGCCTTTACAGCGCTCCATCCAGATGTGCCCGAGGCAAAACGCGGCACGATTGCGGCCCTCGCCCACCCCGCCATCATTGCCCATTTGAAGAGGATTGGTGTCGACGCCATCGAGCTGATGCCGATCACCGCCTGGATAGACGAACGGCATTTGCCCCCACTCGGCCTTGCAAACGCCTGGGGTTATAACCCTATCGGGTTCATGGCAATCGACCCTCGTCTCTGCCCCGGCGGTGTGCAGGAGCTGCGCGATACGGTCACTGCACTGCATGGCGAAGGGATCGGCGTTATCCTCGATCTCGTCTTCAATCATACGGGCGAGAGTGACCGGCTTGGCGCGACACTCTCGTTGCGCGGCCTAGACAATCTCACGGCCTTTCGCCACCTGCCTGACGACCCTGGTACACTGGTGAACGATACCGGCACAGGTAACACGGTCGCCTGCGACGATCCCTCCATCCGTCAACTCATCGTGGACACGTTGAGGCATTTCGTCCTGAATGCCGGCATAGATGGTTTCCGGTTTGACCTGGCGCCAGTTCTTGGGAGAACGGCCGAGGGCTTTGATATGGCAAGCGCAACGCTCGCAGCCATGCATTCGGACGCGGCGCTTCACGACCGGCTGCTGATTGCCGAACCTTGGGACATCGGGCCCGGTGGCTATCAGCTTGGCAACTTTCCGGAGAGTTTTCTGGAATGGAACGACAGGGCGCGTGACGATATGCGCCGTTATTGGCGCGGCGATCTTTCCACGACCGGCGCAGTAGCCGATGCACTGTCTGGCTCTTCCCACATTTTTTCCCGCCATAACCGGACAAAAACCCGCAGCGTCAATTTCCTTGCAGCCCACGATGGTTTCACGCTGTTCGATCTCGTCAGCCACGAAAACAAGCACAATGAGGCCAACGGCGAAGGCAATCGCGATGGCCATAACGAAAACTATTCCTGGAACAATGGTTTCGAAGGACTAAGCAACGATCCGCAGGTTCGTGATGCGCGCATCCGAGATGTAAAGGCTCTCCTCTCCACACTCTTTGTCAGCCGTGGCGCAATCATGCTCACCGCCGGTGATGAGGGTGGACGCAGTCAGCACGGCAACAACAACGCCTATTGTCAGGACAACAATGTCACCTGGGTCGATTGGGCGTCGCTTGACCCTGAGCTGATCGATCACACCGCGTTTATTTCAGCTCTTCGCAAACGGTTTTCCGTATTCGCCGACACGGATTTCTTTAGCGGCTATGGCGATGTTTCGTGGTTGGCCGCAACTGGGGAGATCATGTCCGTTGCGGATTGGGAAAATCCGCAGGGCCCGGCCTTTGCCATGGTGCTCTCCTCGATCGATCGCGAAACAGACGCGGAGTGCGAACTCGCCGTGCTGATCAATCGCAGCCGGGAGATCGTGCCGTTCACGTTGCAAGGTGATGGTTGGCGCGCCATCGGCACGGATTTTGGCAGTCCTGCCTTCCTGCCCGCTCGTTCGGTTGTGTTTTATCTGCGCAGTTGA
- a CDS encoding alpha-D-glucose phosphate-specific phosphoglucomutase, which yields MLKTVQTTPYQDQKPGTSGLRKKVPVFAQENYAENFIQSIFDSLEGFEGQSLVIGGDGRYYNREVIQKAIKMAAAAGFGKVLVGQGGILSTPAASNIIRKYKAFGGIVLSASHNPGGPNEDFGIKYNIGNGGPAPEKITDAIFARSKVIDSYKISDAADVDLDKIGSFKVEGMTVEVMDSVADYALLMEELFDFAAIRQLIAGGFKVVVDSMSAVTGPYAVEIIEKRLGAPKGSVRNEIPLPDFGGHHPDPNLVHAKELYDDVMSPQGPDFGAASDGDGDRNMVVGKGMFVTPSDSLAIIAANAKLAPGYAAGISGIARSMPTSAAADRVAEKLGLGMYETPTGWKFFGNLLDAGKVTVCGEESFGTGSNHVREKDGLWAVLFWLNIVAARKESVKDIVTKHWAEYGRNYYSRHDYEEVDSDAANTLVATLREKLATLPGTSYGNLKVKAADDFAYHDPVDQSVSKNQGIRILFEGGSRIVLRLSGTGTAGATLRLYVERYEPDAARHGIETQAALADLIAVADTIAGIKAHTGRDAPSVIT from the coding sequence ATGCTAAAAACCGTCCAGACGACACCTTATCAGGACCAGAAGCCGGGGACATCCGGCCTGCGCAAGAAGGTGCCGGTCTTCGCTCAGGAAAATTACGCGGAAAACTTTATCCAGTCGATTTTCGATTCACTCGAAGGCTTTGAAGGCCAGTCGCTGGTGATCGGCGGCGACGGTCGCTACTACAACCGCGAAGTGATCCAGAAGGCGATCAAGATGGCCGCCGCCGCCGGCTTCGGCAAGGTTCTGGTTGGTCAGGGCGGCATTCTCTCGACGCCTGCGGCCTCCAACATCATTCGTAAATACAAGGCCTTCGGTGGTATCGTGCTTTCCGCCAGCCACAATCCGGGCGGACCAAACGAAGATTTCGGCATCAAGTACAACATAGGCAACGGTGGCCCGGCGCCAGAAAAGATCACCGATGCGATCTTTGCCCGTTCGAAAGTCATCGACAGCTACAAGATTTCAGATGCTGCGGATGTCGACCTCGACAAGATCGGGAGCTTCAAGGTCGAGGGCATGACCGTTGAGGTGATGGATTCCGTCGCCGACTACGCGCTCCTGATGGAAGAGCTGTTCGACTTCGCCGCCATCCGCCAGCTTATAGCGGGCGGTTTCAAAGTGGTCGTCGATTCCATGAGCGCGGTCACCGGTCCTTATGCCGTCGAGATCATCGAGAAGCGCCTCGGTGCACCGAAAGGGTCCGTGCGTAATGAAATCCCGCTGCCGGATTTCGGTGGCCATCATCCAGATCCCAACCTCGTGCATGCCAAGGAGCTTTACGACGACGTCATGAGCCCGCAAGGCCCTGATTTCGGCGCGGCTTCCGATGGTGACGGCGACCGCAACATGGTCGTCGGCAAAGGCATGTTCGTCACGCCATCAGACTCGCTTGCCATCATCGCGGCCAATGCCAAACTTGCGCCCGGTTATGCAGCGGGCATTTCCGGCATCGCGCGTTCAATGCCGACCAGCGCTGCAGCCGACCGGGTTGCCGAGAAGCTTGGATTGGGCATGTACGAGACCCCGACCGGCTGGAAGTTCTTCGGCAACCTTCTCGATGCGGGTAAAGTGACGGTTTGCGGTGAAGAAAGCTTCGGAACCGGCTCCAACCATGTTCGCGAAAAGGATGGTCTCTGGGCTGTGCTTTTCTGGCTGAACATCGTTGCCGCGCGCAAAGAAAGCGTGAAGGACATCGTCACGAAGCATTGGGCAGAATACGGCCGGAACTACTATTCCCGTCACGACTATGAAGAAGTCGATTCCGACGCGGCCAACACGCTGGTTGCGACGCTGCGCGAAAAACTCGCAACGCTTCCGGGCACCAGCTACGGAAATCTGAAGGTCAAGGCGGCCGACGACTTCGCCTATCATGATCCAGTCGATCAGTCTGTCAGCAAGAACCAGGGCATCCGCATCCTGTTCGAAGGCGGCTCTCGCATCGTGTTGCGCCTCTCCGGCACGGGCACGGCGGGTGCAACCTTGCGTCTCTATGTCGAACGTTACGAACCGGACGCGGCGCGCCATGGCATCGAAACGCAGGCGGCATTGGCTGACCTGATTGCTGTCGCCGATACGATTGCTGGCATCAAGGCGCATACCGGTCGCGACGCCCCGAGCGTGATTACCTGA
- the glgA gene encoding glycogen synthase GlgA — protein sequence MNILSVSSEIYPLIKTGGLADVAGALPIALDAFGIKTRTLIPGYPAVKSTVKDPVKCYEFTDLLGERAGVLEVHHEGLDLLILDAPAYYERSGGPYLDQTGKDYPDNWKRFAALSLAAARIAAGELPGWRPDLLHAHDWQAAMAPVYMRYAETPEIPSLLTIHNIAFQGQFGANIFSQLGLPVHAFGVDGIEYYNDVSFLKGGLQAATALSTVSPSYAEEILTPQFGMGLEGVIASRSHALHGIVNGIDADVWNPATDHLIHDNYSAANLKNRQLNKQAVAEHFRIDHDDSPLFCIISRLTWQKGLDLMAEAVDDIVSLGGRLVVLGAGDVALEGALLAAASRHRGRVGVAIGYNEPLSHLMQAGCDAIIIPSRFEPCGLTQLYALRYGCIPVVARTGGLADTVIDANHAAIAQKAATGVQFSPITMDGLRQAIRRTVRYYQDPKLWMQMQKQGMKSDVSWEKSAGLYAALYNQLISKGH from the coding sequence ATGAATATTCTTTCGGTTTCATCCGAAATTTATCCCCTGATCAAAACCGGGGGGCTCGCCGATGTTGCCGGCGCGCTTCCCATTGCTCTCGACGCCTTCGGCATTAAAACCCGAACGCTGATACCCGGATATCCTGCCGTCAAAAGCACGGTTAAAGATCCGGTCAAATGTTATGAATTCACCGATCTTCTGGGTGAAAGGGCCGGTGTGCTGGAAGTTCATCACGAAGGCCTCGACCTGCTGATCCTCGATGCCCCGGCCTATTATGAACGCTCCGGCGGCCCCTATCTCGATCAGACCGGCAAGGACTACCCGGACAACTGGAAGCGCTTTGCTGCATTGTCGCTCGCGGCTGCCCGGATCGCCGCCGGAGAGCTTCCCGGCTGGCGTCCTGACCTTCTGCATGCTCACGACTGGCAGGCCGCGATGGCGCCGGTCTATATGCGCTACGCCGAAACGCCTGAAATTCCGAGCCTGCTGACCATCCACAACATCGCATTTCAAGGTCAGTTCGGCGCCAACATCTTCAGCCAGCTCGGTCTGCCTGTGCATGCCTTCGGCGTCGACGGCATCGAATATTATAACGACGTCAGCTTCCTGAAAGGCGGCTTGCAGGCCGCCACCGCCCTCAGCACCGTAAGCCCGTCCTATGCGGAAGAAATACTGACGCCACAATTCGGAATGGGGCTGGAAGGCGTTATCGCCAGTCGCTCCCACGCGCTGCACGGCATCGTCAACGGCATCGATGCAGACGTATGGAATCCGGCAACGGACCATCTGATCCACGATAATTACTCTGCCGCCAACCTTAAAAACCGTCAGCTCAACAAGCAGGCGGTGGCTGAACATTTCCGGATCGATCACGATGACAGCCCTCTCTTCTGCATCATCTCGCGCCTGACCTGGCAAAAGGGTCTGGACCTGATGGCGGAAGCTGTTGACGACATCGTGTCGCTTGGCGGGCGCCTCGTCGTGCTTGGTGCCGGCGATGTCGCCCTCGAAGGCGCGCTCCTTGCTGCGGCATCGCGCCATCGTGGCCGCGTTGGAGTTGCGATCGGCTATAACGAGCCCTTGTCCCATCTGATGCAGGCCGGCTGCGATGCGATCATCATTCCCTCACGCTTCGAGCCATGCGGACTGACCCAGCTTTACGCCCTCCGTTACGGCTGCATTCCGGTCGTGGCACGAACCGGTGGACTCGCCGACACCGTCATCGATGCCAACCATGCGGCTATTGCCCAGAAGGCGGCGACGGGCGTGCAATTTTCTCCGATCACTATGGACGGTCTGCGGCAGGCGATCCGCCGAACCGTCCGTTATTACCAAGATCCGAAACTGTGGATGCAGATGCAGAAGCAGGGAATGAAATCCGATGTTTCCTGGGAAAAAAGCGCCGGCCTTTATGCCGCGCTTTACAACCAGCTTATCTCGAAAGGCCATTGA
- the glgC gene encoding glucose-1-phosphate adenylyltransferase: MSEKRVQPLARDAMAYVLAGGRGSRLKELTDRRAKPAVYFGGKARIIDFALSNALNSGIRRIGVATQYKAHSLIRHLQRGWDFFRPERNESFDILPASQRVSETQWYEGTADAVYQNIDIIEPYGPEYMVILAGDHIYKMDYEYMLQQHVDSGADVTIGCLEVPRKEASGFGVMHVNEKDEIINFIEKPADPPGIPGNENFALASMGIYVFHTKFLMDALRRDAADPTSSRDFGKDIIPYIVAHGKAVAHRFASSCVRSDFEHGPYWRDVGTIDAYWQANVDLTDVVPDLDIYDKSWPIWTYAEITPPAKFVHDDEDRRGSAVSSVVSGDCIISGAALQRSLLFTGVRANSYSRLENAVVLPSVKIGRHAQLKNVVIDHGVVIPEGLIVGEDPELDAKRFRRTENGICLITQSMIDKLDL; this comes from the coding sequence ATGTCAGAAAAGAGAGTTCAGCCCTTGGCGCGTGATGCAATGGCCTATGTCCTCGCAGGCGGAAGAGGAAGCCGCCTGAAAGAACTGACGGACCGGCGAGCAAAACCCGCGGTCTACTTCGGTGGCAAGGCCCGCATCATCGACTTCGCGCTGTCGAACGCGCTCAACTCCGGTATCCGTCGTATCGGCGTTGCCACGCAATACAAGGCACATTCGCTGATCCGCCATTTGCAGCGCGGCTGGGACTTCTTCCGTCCCGAACGAAACGAAAGCTTTGATATTCTGCCCGCCTCCCAACGCGTTTCCGAAACGCAATGGTATGAAGGCACGGCCGATGCGGTCTATCAGAACATCGATATCATCGAGCCCTATGGCCCCGAATATATGGTCATCCTGGCCGGCGACCACATATACAAGATGGACTACGAATACATGCTGCAGCAGCATGTCGATTCGGGTGCGGACGTGACGATCGGCTGCCTCGAGGTGCCACGCAAGGAAGCCTCAGGCTTCGGCGTCATGCACGTGAACGAAAAAGACGAGATCATCAATTTCATCGAAAAACCTGCTGATCCGCCGGGCATTCCAGGCAATGAAAACTTCGCGCTGGCCTCGATGGGCATCTATGTCTTCCACACGAAGTTTCTGATGGACGCGCTTCGCCGCGATGCTGCCGATCCCACATCGAGCCGCGATTTTGGCAAGGATATCATTCCCTACATCGTTGCCCACGGCAAAGCCGTCGCGCACCGTTTCGCCTCCTCCTGCGTTCGCTCCGATTTCGAGCATGGCCCCTACTGGCGCGACGTCGGTACCATCGATGCCTATTGGCAGGCCAATGTCGACCTGACAGACGTGGTGCCGGATCTCGATATCTACGATAAATCCTGGCCGATCTGGACCTATGCGGAAATTACGCCGCCAGCCAAGTTCGTGCATGACGATGAAGATCGTCGTGGCTCGGCGGTATCTTCCGTCGTATCGGGCGACTGCATCATCTCTGGCGCAGCGCTTCAGCGCAGCCTGTTATTCACAGGTGTTCGCGCCAATTCATACTCCCGCCTTGAGAATGCCGTAGTACTGCCGAGTGTGAAAATCGGGCGTCACGCCCAGCTTAAGAATGTTGTCATCGACCATGGCGTGGTCATTCCGGAAGGATTGATTGTTGGAGAAGACCCCGAACTCGATGCGAAACGTTTCCGCCGCACCGAAAACGGCATTTGCCTTATTACCCAATCGATGATCGACAAGCTGGATTTGTAG